A single genomic interval of Paenibacillus macerans harbors:
- a CDS encoding MucR family transcriptional regulator, with the protein MLFHLWTRHHLRPGEYWSLPKGERLLLRAFAERELEMMQ; encoded by the coding sequence CTGCTGTTCCATTTGTGGACGCGGCATCATCTGCGCCCCGGGGAATACTGGTCGCTCCCCAAAGGAGAGCGTCTGCTGCTTAGAGCGTTTGCGGAGCGGGAGCTGGAGATGATGCAATGA
- a CDS encoding phage tail tube protein → MAQFLDPGRVIMGTYGQIFIEGQWQSNLNHLEANVEAEKKELNLVGTDYTVYKLGRKKGTGTMSGYKVTSDMIARGFQKFSIIHKLDDPEAYGFERIQLNNCMVDKIQLANWTAGEEVTEETPFTFESYELLDPIVAS, encoded by the coding sequence ATGGCACAATTTCTTGATCCCGGCCGCGTGATTATGGGCACGTACGGGCAAATTTTTATCGAAGGCCAGTGGCAGTCGAATTTGAATCACCTGGAGGCCAACGTCGAAGCGGAGAAAAAGGAACTGAACCTCGTTGGCACCGACTATACCGTTTACAAGCTGGGGCGCAAAAAAGGAACTGGAACGATGAGCGGCTACAAAGTGACATCCGACATGATCGCGCGGGGCTTCCAGAAGTTTTCGATCATCCATAAGCTGGACGACCCGGAAGCCTACGGCTTCGAGCGGATTCAGCTGAACAACTGCATGGTGGACAAAATCCAACTGGCCAACTGGACGGCCGGAGAAGAAGTTACTGAGGAAACGCCGTTTACGTTCGAGTCGTACGAACTGCTGGACCCGATCGTGGCATCTTAA
- a CDS encoding helix-turn-helix domain-containing protein: MQTLGERIKSLREQNNLTQKDLAAKAEMSVAQLSRYETNDRKPDPESLRKIVDALDTNADYLLGRTQDPSPSGEKGSNMSFFGGPEAYTADEIAMMEAALKAYREQKKKLLGGDEPK; this comes from the coding sequence ATGCAAACGCTAGGCGAGCGGATCAAATCCTTAAGAGAACAAAATAACCTCACGCAAAAAGACCTGGCTGCCAAAGCGGAAATGTCGGTCGCGCAGCTGTCCAGATACGAGACGAACGACCGCAAGCCCGATCCCGAATCGCTGCGGAAGATCGTCGACGCCCTGGATACGAACGCCGACTATTTGCTGGGCCGTACGCAGGACCCGTCCCCTTCCGGGGAGAAAGGGAGCAATATGTCTTTTTTTGGCGGTCCCGAAGCGTATACGGCCGATGAAATCGCCATGATGGAAGCTGCCTTAAAAGCATACCGTGAGCAGAAAAAGAAGCTGCTGGGCGGAGATGAACCGAAGTAA
- a CDS encoding phage tail sheath family protein, protein MAGGTWSLTDQPVLPGLYMNFVSAAGTAIGSGARGVVVAPVKAHWGPMGQFTEVANEAAIRELFGNDDSDGATALTTLYLALLGGPKKLLAYRIAASTAAEASLTLNNGEGAASLLLKAKYPGKRGNSFKVTVQPSLSVSGSKELKLYEGSTLLRTFPLGSGSAELAAAAINADKANLWITAEAAGEGTLADVSGAALTGGESGISGVTNADYVAAIAAFETQDFHVLTLDGVSDPALRTSIVAWVKRVREEGKGIIAVLGGSAADDTGADAVSKAIARSAVIDYEGIVNVGTGAVLNGKEYSSAQIAAWVAGLIAGQSLKESTTYAASPFDDVTRRWTRSEQEQAVQGGVFLLVHDGRRVKVLRGVNSLISPRQGQNKGWKKIRKIRVIDQINADLQRTAEDYYIGKVNNTEEGRLALIGAGKQYLQTLAAESVIEATGFDVTLDPRFYGSAPQFVPEDDQVFLAWKADDTDVMEQIFGTFYVQ, encoded by the coding sequence ATGGCAGGAGGAACATGGAGTTTAACGGATCAACCGGTTTTGCCGGGACTGTATATGAATTTTGTGAGCGCGGCGGGGACCGCGATTGGGTCGGGAGCGCGCGGCGTAGTCGTCGCTCCGGTCAAAGCCCACTGGGGGCCGATGGGACAATTCACGGAGGTGGCGAACGAAGCGGCGATCCGGGAGCTGTTCGGGAATGACGACTCCGATGGCGCAACCGCGCTGACGACGCTGTATCTCGCACTGTTGGGCGGGCCGAAAAAGCTGCTCGCCTACCGGATCGCCGCCAGCACGGCGGCAGAGGCATCGCTGACGCTGAACAATGGGGAAGGCGCCGCTTCGCTTTTGCTCAAGGCCAAGTACCCGGGCAAACGCGGCAACAGCTTCAAGGTTACGGTTCAACCGAGCCTGTCGGTTTCCGGCAGTAAGGAATTGAAGCTGTATGAAGGTTCGACGCTGCTGCGGACGTTCCCGCTGGGCAGCGGATCGGCCGAGCTTGCGGCGGCCGCGATCAACGCGGACAAGGCCAACCTCTGGATTACGGCGGAGGCGGCTGGCGAAGGTACGTTGGCCGATGTGTCCGGCGCGGCTTTGACCGGCGGAGAAAGCGGCATTTCCGGCGTCACGAACGCCGATTACGTGGCGGCTATCGCCGCTTTTGAAACCCAGGACTTCCACGTACTGACGCTCGACGGTGTTTCCGACCCGGCACTGCGCACCAGCATCGTGGCTTGGGTGAAACGCGTCCGCGAAGAGGGCAAAGGTATCATCGCGGTGCTGGGCGGTTCGGCGGCCGACGATACCGGAGCCGACGCGGTGAGCAAAGCGATCGCCCGCAGCGCCGTTATCGATTACGAGGGCATCGTCAACGTCGGCACCGGCGCGGTTCTGAACGGCAAAGAGTACAGCTCCGCACAGATCGCCGCTTGGGTTGCCGGGCTGATCGCCGGCCAGTCGCTGAAGGAATCGACGACGTATGCGGCTTCGCCTTTCGACGATGTTACGCGGCGCTGGACCCGTTCCGAACAGGAGCAGGCGGTGCAAGGCGGGGTTTTCCTGCTCGTCCATGACGGCCGCAGGGTGAAGGTGCTGCGCGGTGTGAACAGCTTGATTTCACCGCGCCAAGGCCAGAACAAAGGCTGGAAAAAAATCCGCAAAATCCGCGTCATCGACCAGATCAACGCCGATTTGCAGCGTACCGCCGAGGACTATTACATCGGCAAGGTGAACAACACCGAGGAAGGCCGGCTGGCCCTGATCGGCGCCGGGAAGCAGTATTTGCAGACGTTGGCCGCGGAGAGCGTCATTGAGGCGACGGGTTTTGACGTCACGCTTGATCCGCGTTTTTACGGCAGCGCGCCGCAGTTTGTCCCTGAGGACGATCAGGTTTTCCTGGCGTGGAAAGCGGACGACACCGATGTGATGGAACAAATTTTCGGCACGTTTTACGTGCAATAA
- a CDS encoding ArpU family phage packaging/lysis transcriptional regulator → MGRRRIHVYTTFFSTLPVNEAATRLAVEKRLEEVRQFRQIGMIRQEAMITPGYEPRYHGATNQVSKPTEHLAIRNADKEAELIRKSELLDMAMEKLSADQREVIERSYLSPEGEYDFISCGEMGISDRTYRRIKASAIRILAAAMRLEVYEEQEETKAKKTKHEVG, encoded by the coding sequence ATGGGAAGAAGACGGATTCATGTATATACTACTTTTTTTAGTACGCTGCCGGTCAATGAGGCGGCCACCCGGTTGGCGGTGGAAAAACGGTTGGAGGAAGTGAGGCAGTTCCGCCAAATCGGAATGATCCGGCAGGAGGCGATGATTACCCCTGGATACGAACCCCGGTACCATGGCGCCACCAACCAGGTCAGCAAACCGACCGAGCATCTGGCGATCCGCAATGCCGACAAGGAGGCGGAGCTGATCCGGAAATCGGAACTGCTCGACATGGCGATGGAGAAATTGTCGGCGGATCAGCGGGAAGTGATCGAACGCAGCTATCTCAGCCCGGAAGGGGAGTACGATTTCATCAGCTGCGGGGAAATGGGCATCTCCGACCGGACCTACCGCCGCATCAAAGCCAGCGCCATCCGCATCTTGGCGGCGGCGATGAGGCTTGAGGTGTATGAGGAGCAGGAAGAGACAAAAGCGAAAAAAACGAAACACGAGGTCGGCTGA
- a CDS encoding oxalate decarboxylase family bicupin: MENRFPGEPRSGGVSIPEPIRPDGSGATDPGPRDILRDLENPDMLVPPVTDQGLIPNLKFSFSDTHMQLDHGGWSREITIRELPVATTLAGVNMRLTPGGVRELHWHQQAEWSFMIDGRARITAVDQDGRNFIADVGVGDLWYFPPGIPHSIQGLEEGCEFLLVFDDGHFSDMNTLSISDWFAHTPKEVLAANFGVPRKAFDHIPKEQVYIYQGRVPGPLESQKITSPYGEVPLSFTHRMLAQKPLKTPGGSVRIADSSNFPISKTVAAALVEIKPGGMRELHWHPNNDEWQYYLSGQGRMTVFAGHGAARTFNVRAGDVGYVPFAFGHYIQNTGDKSIWFLEMFKSDRFADISLNQWMALTPRELVQSNLHAGPVLMDALRKEKWPVVKY, translated from the coding sequence ATGGAGAACCGTTTTCCTGGTGAACCTCGTTCCGGAGGCGTGTCCATTCCCGAGCCCATTCGTCCGGACGGCAGCGGGGCGACGGACCCGGGTCCCCGGGATATTTTGCGGGACTTGGAAAATCCGGATATGCTGGTTCCTCCGGTCACGGACCAGGGGTTGATTCCCAATTTGAAATTTTCGTTTTCCGATACGCACATGCAATTGGATCACGGAGGCTGGTCGCGGGAAATCACGATACGCGAGCTTCCCGTCGCGACGACGCTGGCCGGCGTAAACATGAGACTGACGCCGGGCGGGGTGCGGGAGCTCCACTGGCATCAGCAGGCGGAATGGTCGTTTATGATCGACGGGAGAGCCCGGATCACGGCTGTGGATCAAGACGGGAGAAATTTTATCGCCGACGTTGGCGTGGGCGACCTCTGGTATTTTCCGCCCGGCATCCCCCATTCGATTCAAGGGTTGGAAGAGGGATGCGAATTTCTGCTCGTGTTTGACGACGGACATTTCTCCGACATGAATACACTGTCGATTTCGGATTGGTTTGCGCATACGCCCAAAGAAGTGCTGGCGGCCAATTTTGGGGTTCCCCGCAAAGCGTTTGATCATATCCCGAAAGAGCAGGTATATATTTATCAAGGCCGGGTTCCCGGTCCGCTTGAAAGCCAAAAGATTACTTCGCCGTACGGCGAAGTCCCGCTCAGTTTCACGCACCGCATGTTGGCCCAAAAGCCGCTGAAGACCCCGGGCGGAAGCGTCCGCATCGCCGATTCCTCCAACTTCCCGATATCGAAAACAGTTGCCGCCGCCCTGGTTGAAATCAAGCCCGGAGGCATGCGCGAGCTGCACTGGCACCCGAATAACGATGAGTGGCAATATTATTTGTCGGGCCAAGGCCGGATGACCGTTTTTGCCGGCCACGGAGCGGCCCGCACGTTTAACGTCCGGGCGGGAGATGTAGGTTATGTGCCGTTTGCCTTCGGGCATTACATCCAAAATACGGGCGACAAAAGCATCTGGTTTTTGGAAATGTTCAAAAGCGACCGGTTTGCGGACATTTCCTTAAATCAGTGGATGGCTTTAACTCCCAGAGAGCTGGTGCAGAGCAACCTGCATGCCGGCCCCGTGCTGATGGATGCGCTGCGCAAGGAAAAGTGGCCGGTGGTGAAATATTAG
- a CDS encoding LysM peptidoglycan-binding domain-containing protein: MEIHLIDGAGNDFYFPVNPDEISISRGKALETVNILSLGEYDFPAGEKVKEVAFSSFFPAVYDPGYCNYENLPDPQEAMNQLTTMMNGKSPVRLIISGTAVNVLVTIAAHNSSFKGGEPGDVYFDLTARTWREMKVHTAASAAGGSAKKSTRPDTKKPAKTYVVKSGDTLSKIAKLELGDSSKWQQIYKANQKTIGKDPNKIKPGQKLVMPQ, from the coding sequence ATGGAAATCCATTTGATCGACGGAGCGGGCAATGACTTTTATTTTCCGGTGAATCCGGACGAAATTTCGATTTCCCGCGGCAAGGCGCTGGAGACGGTCAATATTTTGTCGCTGGGGGAATATGATTTCCCGGCTGGGGAGAAGGTGAAAGAGGTCGCCTTCTCTTCTTTTTTTCCGGCGGTTTACGATCCGGGATACTGCAACTATGAAAATCTCCCCGACCCGCAGGAGGCGATGAATCAGCTCACCACGATGATGAACGGCAAGTCACCGGTGCGGCTGATTATTTCCGGTACGGCGGTGAACGTGCTTGTTACGATTGCCGCGCATAACAGCAGCTTTAAAGGCGGCGAGCCAGGGGACGTGTACTTCGACCTGACCGCCCGCACCTGGCGGGAGATGAAGGTCCATACGGCTGCTTCGGCGGCGGGGGGGTCGGCCAAAAAATCAACCCGTCCGGATACGAAAAAGCCGGCGAAAACCTACGTCGTCAAATCCGGAGACACGCTGTCCAAAATCGCTAAACTGGAGCTCGGCGACAGCTCGAAGTGGCAGCAGATTTACAAAGCGAATCAGAAAACGATCGGCAAGGACCCGAACAAAATCAAGCCCGGTCAAAAGCTGGTGATGCCGCAGTGA
- a CDS encoding phage tail assembly chaperone — translation MSQDGLLNEQEILDGLFETAANLPEETVFIGRLGLRVTLRGLTSSKVDAIRERCTIRKTTKGQVTEKIDSELFNAALIKEATASLEVVKKRENGGEAQSLKLSGWGDDRLISRLKLSGGEEAVRRLLLAGELDAVGDKVLEISGFGVDIDDLKN, via the coding sequence TTGAGTCAGGATGGGCTGTTGAATGAGCAGGAAATTTTGGACGGTCTTTTCGAGACGGCAGCGAATTTGCCGGAGGAGACCGTTTTTATCGGGCGGTTGGGTTTAAGGGTCACGCTGCGCGGTCTCACGTCCAGCAAGGTGGATGCGATCCGTGAGCGGTGCACGATCCGCAAGACGACGAAAGGCCAGGTCACGGAAAAAATCGACAGCGAGCTGTTTAACGCCGCATTGATCAAGGAAGCGACCGCCTCGCTGGAAGTGGTTAAGAAGCGGGAGAACGGCGGGGAAGCGCAAAGTTTGAAGCTGAGCGGCTGGGGCGACGACCGCCTGATCAGCCGGCTGAAGCTGTCCGGCGGGGAAGAGGCGGTGCGCCGTCTGCTGCTGGCCGGGGAACTGGACGCCGTCGGCGATAAAGTGCTGGAGATTTCCGGCTTTGGGGTCGACATCGATGATCTAAAAAACTGA
- a CDS encoding XkdQ/YqbQ family protein, with protein MSYEVVLQNKYYLRELVEGITLKDSLDQISCQGTILLKIPASFPGIEPGQEIRISGVPFSGGGGASGAGGKSMAHLLHPGVVWECSSSIKQTKHMTVTVYDRTIYLAKSEDEYLFSAGGTAAQRLRKYAADWNIKLDSVPDTKTKLKKAVYRPQTLYSMIMSDLKETVKAGGNMYIPRMTPAGLTLFQIGSNKTVWVLEQLEEATQNRTLEGSVTRVKVIGTEDQKENAPSKVLAVASGETAKYGVLQRIVQDENVKTASAAKKFAESMLTGLGQSYTVTCVDLNTVRAGDKVNFNGLNLIVTSVSHELGEPGHMTLELATEADVKRRYFLDN; from the coding sequence GTGAGTTACGAAGTGGTGCTGCAGAACAAATATTATTTGCGCGAGCTAGTGGAAGGGATCACGCTGAAGGATTCGCTGGACCAAATTTCTTGCCAAGGGACGATACTGCTGAAAATTCCGGCGTCTTTTCCCGGCATTGAACCGGGGCAGGAAATCCGCATTAGCGGAGTGCCGTTTAGCGGGGGCGGCGGAGCTTCAGGCGCTGGCGGTAAAAGCATGGCGCATTTGCTCCACCCCGGAGTCGTCTGGGAATGCTCAAGCTCGATCAAGCAGACAAAGCATATGACGGTGACGGTGTACGACCGGACGATTTATTTGGCGAAATCGGAGGATGAGTACCTTTTTTCAGCCGGAGGAACGGCCGCTCAACGCCTGCGAAAATACGCTGCGGACTGGAACATTAAACTGGATTCGGTGCCTGACACGAAAACGAAACTGAAAAAAGCCGTCTACCGGCCGCAGACGCTTTACAGCATGATCATGTCCGATCTCAAAGAGACGGTTAAGGCTGGAGGCAACATGTACATTCCGCGGATGACGCCTGCCGGGCTGACGCTTTTTCAAATCGGCAGCAACAAAACGGTCTGGGTGCTGGAGCAGTTGGAGGAAGCGACGCAAAACCGCACGCTGGAAGGCTCGGTCACGCGGGTGAAGGTGATCGGCACCGAGGATCAGAAGGAGAATGCGCCATCCAAGGTGTTGGCCGTGGCGAGCGGGGAAACTGCTAAATACGGCGTGCTGCAGCGGATCGTTCAGGACGAAAACGTCAAAACCGCCAGTGCCGCCAAAAAGTTCGCCGAATCCATGCTGACGGGCCTAGGGCAGTCCTACACCGTCACCTGTGTGGATCTGAACACGGTTCGCGCCGGGGATAAGGTGAATTTTAACGGATTGAATCTGATCGTGACGTCGGTGTCCCACGAGTTAGGCGAGCCTGGTCATATGACGCTGGAGCTGGCAACGGAGGCCGACGTGAAAAGGAGGTATTTTCTTGACAACTGA
- a CDS encoding ImmA/IrrE family metallo-endopeptidase: protein MLFAYYHETLLEQWINTKCLNHGIASPADLDIERVAEAFGVALVYESCPSFSDNEEKVIFLNKYKDAAEARVIFFHELCHVLRHAGDQRRMTALFKNAQESEAEQFVLYAAVPFYMFAKLPVPDHRGEAIPYIAEQFQVPLTLAEQRLDQIQRRVLHGSLIAAAQAANRRQKQAAPGWSSETQRVLSQLERQIKGNGGM, encoded by the coding sequence ATGTTATTCGCCTATTATCATGAGACCCTTCTGGAGCAGTGGATTAATACGAAATGCCTGAACCATGGGATTGCGAGCCCGGCGGATCTCGACATTGAGCGGGTGGCCGAAGCTTTTGGCGTGGCGCTGGTGTATGAATCTTGCCCATCCTTTTCCGATAACGAGGAGAAAGTGATTTTTCTCAACAAATACAAGGATGCGGCGGAAGCCCGGGTTATCTTTTTTCATGAGTTGTGCCATGTGCTCCGGCATGCCGGGGATCAGCGCCGTATGACCGCGTTGTTCAAAAACGCCCAGGAAAGCGAAGCCGAGCAGTTCGTGCTGTATGCCGCCGTGCCGTTTTACATGTTCGCCAAGCTGCCCGTGCCGGACCATCGCGGCGAAGCGATTCCCTATATTGCCGAACAATTTCAGGTCCCGCTTACACTAGCCGAGCAGCGGCTGGATCAAATCCAGCGGCGGGTGCTGCACGGCAGTCTAATTGCGGCGGCCCAGGCCGCGAATCGGCGGCAAAAGCAAGCGGCTCCAGGATGGTCGAGCGAAACCCAAAGGGTGCTTTCCCAACTGGAGCGCCAAATTAAAGGAAATGGGGGAATGTAA
- a CDS encoding YceI family protein gives MSKKTRNWIIAGGAAAVILIGTGGYKFMDNYLGNRVEIEQAIPASGAVADASADGEKTVVTAERLNGEWKITDASKVYFSVTTSRETVNFENAAVSGTWTIQLDQPEDMKAEGVLEMSDVNSGNGQRDEHIKTADFFDVAQYPQATFTAASFEGLPGEWEEGKVYDFKMAGTMNVKGIDKEVTFDGQALYQDNQVRLSGTTTVTFADFGLQNPHNVVLDTENDISVRLELVLEK, from the coding sequence ATGAGCAAAAAAACGAGAAACTGGATCATAGCGGGCGGGGCCGCTGCAGTGATATTGATAGGAACGGGCGGTTATAAGTTTATGGACAACTACTTGGGCAACCGGGTGGAAATTGAGCAAGCTATTCCGGCCAGCGGCGCTGTGGCCGATGCTTCGGCAGACGGTGAAAAAACGGTCGTAACCGCCGAGCGGTTGAACGGGGAATGGAAGATTACCGACGCTTCCAAGGTTTATTTTTCCGTGACGACTTCGCGCGAGACCGTAAACTTTGAAAATGCCGCGGTTAGCGGAACATGGACGATTCAGCTGGACCAGCCCGAGGATATGAAGGCCGAGGGAGTCTTGGAGATGAGCGATGTGAACTCCGGAAACGGGCAGCGGGACGAGCATATCAAAACCGCCGACTTTTTTGATGTAGCGCAGTATCCCCAGGCAACATTTACCGCCGCCTCCTTTGAAGGACTGCCTGGCGAATGGGAGGAAGGGAAAGTTTACGATTTTAAGATGGCCGGAACGATGAACGTCAAAGGGATCGATAAAGAGGTTACATTCGACGGACAAGCGCTTTACCAGGATAATCAGGTGCGATTGTCCGGCACAACGACCGTGACCTTCGCCGATTTCGGCCTGCAAAATCCGCACAACGTCGTTTTGGATACGGAAAACGATATTTCCGTCCGGCTGGAGCTGGTGCTTGAGAAGTAA
- a CDS encoding response regulator transcription factor produces the protein MKTILIIEDEEAISRVLAAYVKKAGYQPVRAANGAEAMEQFARKAPDLILLDLMLPDSDGMDLLSAIRKKSACPVIMLTARDGISDRLDGLNGGADDYMVKPFVPEEVIARINAVLRRPPHWNDHRSTRIYGNLHIDLAAKQVQVNGAEVALNPRELALLLFLAERPNRTFTREQLIEQVWGMDYDGSDRAVDLSIKRLRQALSHWSAKDGEIRTLRGMGYQLWVKE, from the coding sequence GTGAAAACCATATTGATTATCGAAGACGAGGAAGCCATTTCGCGCGTGCTGGCCGCTTACGTCAAGAAGGCGGGTTACCAGCCCGTCCGGGCCGCTAACGGCGCTGAAGCCATGGAGCAGTTCGCTCGCAAAGCGCCGGATCTGATTTTGCTCGATCTCATGCTGCCGGACTCGGACGGCATGGATCTGCTGTCCGCGATCCGGAAAAAAAGCGCCTGCCCTGTCATTATGCTGACGGCGAGGGACGGAATATCGGACCGGCTCGACGGCCTGAACGGAGGGGCCGACGATTACATGGTCAAGCCGTTCGTCCCGGAGGAGGTCATCGCCCGGATCAACGCCGTGCTGCGCCGGCCGCCGCATTGGAACGACCACCGCAGTACAAGAATTTACGGCAACCTGCATATCGATTTGGCCGCCAAGCAGGTCCAGGTCAACGGAGCCGAGGTCGCGTTAAATCCCCGCGAGTTGGCTTTGCTGCTTTTCCTGGCCGAGCGGCCCAACCGGACTTTTACCCGTGAACAGTTGATTGAGCAGGTATGGGGGATGGACTATGACGGGAGCGACCGGGCAGTCGATCTGTCGATTAAACGGCTGCGTCAGGCGCTGTCGCACTGGTCGGCGAAAGACGGAGAAATCCGCACGCTGCGGGGAATGGGGTATCAATTATGGGTCAAAGAATAA